One region of Olleya sp. Hel_I_94 genomic DNA includes:
- a CDS encoding GNAT family N-acetyltransferase, with product MTFNIETERLLLRELRTTDLEGMFELDSNPNVHRYLGNKPIKTKAEAKKILDNVKQQYADRGIGRFAVIEKATGDFIGWSGIRLNTEYNMNGYTKYYDVGYRLIERYWGKGYATESGKAAVHYAFNTMKLPELYATTEAGNQASHNALLKIGLQYVNDFYFEHEKLNLRWYKIENK from the coding sequence ATGACTTTTAATATAGAAACCGAAAGATTATTACTTCGAGAATTAAGAACTACGGATTTAGAAGGTATGTTTGAGCTAGACTCTAATCCAAATGTTCATAGATATTTAGGTAACAAACCTATTAAAACTAAAGCCGAAGCTAAAAAAATATTAGACAATGTTAAGCAGCAGTATGCAGATCGTGGCATTGGTAGATTTGCTGTTATTGAAAAAGCAACAGGTGATTTTATTGGTTGGTCTGGTATTAGATTAAATACAGAATACAACATGAATGGATATACAAAATACTATGATGTTGGCTATAGATTAATTGAACGTTATTGGGGAAAAGGATATGCTACCGAGTCTGGTAAAGCTGCTGTGCATTATGCATTTAACACCATGAAACTACCCGAACTTTATGCAACCACTGAAGCTGGTAACCAAGCCTCACACAACGCACTTTTAAAAATAGGATTACAATATGTCAACGATTTTTATTTTGAACATGAAAAATTAAATTTACGTTGGTATAAAATTGAAAATAAATAA
- a CDS encoding CBS domain-containing protein, translated as MGIKSFEGPRKGQQLDTNQSLRVSDYMTRDLITFKSTQSVEDVIDTLIKYKISGGPVVNDKNELIGIISEGDCIKQISDSRYYNMPTENNSVEKHMVKNVETIDGNLDVFDAAAKFLESKRRRFPIVEDGKLVGQISQKDILKAAMQLKGHNWK; from the coding sequence ATGGGAATTAAAAGTTTTGAAGGTCCAAGAAAAGGACAGCAGTTAGATACTAATCAATCGTTAAGAGTTAGTGATTATATGACTAGAGATTTGATAACTTTTAAATCCACGCAAAGTGTGGAAGATGTTATTGATACTTTAATTAAGTATAAAATTTCTGGAGGACCAGTAGTAAATGATAAAAATGAATTGATAGGTATAATATCTGAAGGCGATTGTATTAAGCAGATTAGCGATAGTCGTTATTATAATATGCCTACTGAAAATAATAGCGTAGAAAAGCATATGGTTAAAAATGTTGAAACCATTGATGGTAATTTAGATGTTTTTGATGCTGCAGCTAAATTTTTAGAGTCTAAGCGTAGACGTTTTCCAATAGTAGAAGACGGAAAATTAGTTGGACAAATTAGCCAAAAGGATATTTTAAAAGCAGCAATGCAATTAAAAGGTCATAACTGGAAATAG
- a CDS encoding single-stranded DNA-binding protein translates to MNTLRNKVQLIGNLGQDPEIINLESGKKLARFTLATNESYKNTKGEKITDTQWHQIVAWGKTADIIEKYVVKGKEVAIDGKLTTRTWEDKDGMKRYTTEVVCNELLMLGK, encoded by the coding sequence ATGAATACGTTAAGAAACAAAGTACAGTTAATTGGAAACCTTGGTCAAGATCCAGAAATTATTAATTTAGAATCTGGTAAAAAGTTGGCAAGATTTACGTTAGCTACTAATGAAAGTTATAAAAACACTAAGGGCGAAAAAATTACTGATACGCAGTGGCACCAAATAGTCGCTTGGGGAAAAACTGCTGATATAATTGAAAAGTATGTAGTAAAAGGAAAAGAAGTTGCTATTGATGGTAAACTAACGACTAGAACTTGGGAAGATAAAGATGGTATGAAACGTTATACAACAGAAGTGGTTTGTAACGAGCTTTTGATGTTAGGTAAGTAA
- a CDS encoding DUF6265 family protein, with amino-acid sequence MKQSITILILLFISVSYSQTNTLKFEDHMTSPKANLSQVSWIAGHWKGEAFGGITEEIWSPPLGDSMMFSFKLVKDGKVVFYELGGIRQVDDTLIFQLKHFSNDFKGWEEKDETVDAKLIKIDNNRAYFDQFTFERISDTEINIYVVIEENGQTEEVKFNYKKSNDF; translated from the coding sequence ATGAAACAGTCAATTACCATACTTATTTTGTTGTTTATTTCGGTAAGCTACTCACAAACTAATACTTTAAAATTTGAAGACCACATGACGTCTCCAAAAGCCAATTTAAGTCAAGTCTCATGGATAGCTGGTCACTGGAAAGGTGAAGCTTTTGGTGGTATAACAGAAGAGATTTGGAGTCCTCCTCTAGGTGACTCCATGATGTTTAGTTTTAAGTTAGTCAAAGATGGTAAAGTTGTTTTTTACGAACTTGGCGGAATTAGACAAGTGGATGACACCTTAATTTTTCAGCTTAAACATTTTAGTAATGACTTTAAAGGTTGGGAAGAAAAGGACGAAACTGTAGATGCTAAATTGATAAAAATAGATAACAATCGTGCATATTTTGATCAATTTACATTTGAAAGAATAAGTGATACCGAAATTAATATCTACGTTGTAATTGAAGAAAATGGACAAACTGAAGAAGTAAAATTTAACTACAAAAAGAGTAATGACTTTTAA
- a CDS encoding tetratricopeptide repeat protein has translation MKNILYLVILCFGLTANAQTNDALSKHYEAYYKQMKTQGDVQGIINALTHLNLLKPSEARKDTLAYVYLNEGKFTQALNTIGIEQKSTDSDIALEVKAVALKSLGDLNKAIPFFKTMHDKSPNAPVAYEIAEIYLNLNNLTEAKKYIDLGLATVKDTQGKTFYETQQPYAVSLKAGLYYLDALVLLNKNKDTNISAALLILEKALAIEPEFNMALIAKNALTAQQNQPKN, from the coding sequence ATGAAAAACATACTTTATCTAGTAATTTTATGCTTTGGTCTTACAGCAAATGCACAAACCAATGACGCATTATCAAAACATTATGAAGCCTATTACAAACAAATGAAGACGCAAGGTGATGTACAAGGTATTATAAACGCCTTAACACACCTTAACCTTTTAAAGCCATCAGAAGCAAGAAAAGACACGTTAGCTTATGTGTATTTAAACGAAGGAAAATTCACTCAAGCTCTAAACACTATTGGTATTGAGCAAAAGTCTACAGACTCTGATATCGCTTTAGAAGTTAAAGCTGTTGCTTTAAAATCTTTAGGTGATTTAAATAAAGCTATTCCTTTTTTTAAAACTATGCATGACAAATCTCCAAATGCTCCTGTAGCTTATGAGATTGCAGAAATTTATTTAAACTTAAACAACCTTACGGAAGCTAAAAAATATATTGATTTAGGTTTAGCGACTGTAAAAGACACGCAAGGAAAAACATTTTACGAAACACAACAACCCTATGCTGTATCTTTAAAAGCAGGTTTATATTACTTAGATGCTTTAGTCTTATTAAATAAAAATAAAGACACAAATATTAGTGCTGCCTTATTAATATTAGAAAAAGCTTTAGCTATTGAGCCTGAATTTAATATGGCATTGATTGCAAAAAACGCATTAACAGCACAGCAGAATCAACCTAAAAACTAA
- a CDS encoding DUF748 domain-containing protein, giving the protein MTTQNKVRGIKKKRYIIPITILVILIAFRLYLPILVKNNVNKVLADIPGYYGQVEDIDIALIRGAYVINSMYLNKVSAKTQVPYLKFPKTDISIEWKSLFTGHIVSEIVMYNPEIIYVKEDQTNTANDADVEDWTKALTDLVPININHLTVNNGKLAYVELNTEPNIDLQFNNINLQADNLRNVKENNRILPSPITATATSIGEGKVKLNGNINIIKEIPDMDISFALEDADVTSLNPFTRHYSGIDFEEGKFGLYSEIAIADGYFKGYMKPLLKDSKLIGKDDGVLGVIWEGFVGFFKFVLKNQSTDTIATKIPMEGDLSNIQSGILPTIGGIFKNGWISAFKGEIDDDIEFKDAFTDQDLTRKEKRALKKQEQQKEKEKKNSEEEK; this is encoded by the coding sequence ATGACAACACAAAATAAAGTAAGAGGTATAAAAAAGAAACGGTATATAATACCAATAACTATCCTTGTCATATTAATTGCATTTAGGTTATACTTACCAATACTAGTAAAAAATAACGTTAATAAAGTATTAGCAGATATACCTGGTTATTATGGTCAGGTAGAAGATATTGATATCGCTTTAATAAGAGGTGCTTATGTAATTAATAGCATGTATTTAAATAAAGTAAGCGCTAAAACGCAAGTCCCTTATTTAAAATTCCCAAAAACAGATATTTCCATCGAGTGGAAATCATTATTCACTGGTCACATTGTGAGTGAAATTGTAATGTATAATCCTGAAATAATATATGTAAAAGAAGATCAAACCAATACCGCTAATGATGCAGACGTGGAGGATTGGACAAAAGCACTAACAGACTTAGTCCCTATAAATATTAACCACCTAACAGTTAATAACGGTAAATTAGCATACGTAGAGCTTAACACAGAGCCTAACATAGACCTACAATTTAACAATATTAATCTTCAAGCAGACAATTTAAGAAACGTTAAAGAAAACAACCGCATACTTCCTTCGCCTATTACCGCTACAGCAACCTCAATCGGAGAAGGTAAAGTAAAATTAAATGGTAATATTAATATTATAAAAGAAATACCAGACATGGATATTTCCTTTGCTTTAGAAGATGCAGATGTTACAAGTCTAAACCCATTTACAAGACACTATAGTGGTATTGATTTTGAGGAAGGAAAATTTGGGCTTTACAGCGAAATTGCAATAGCAGACGGTTATTTTAAAGGTTATATGAAACCGCTTTTAAAAGACTCTAAATTAATAGGAAAAGACGATGGTGTTCTTGGTGTTATTTGGGAAGGTTTTGTAGGCTTTTTCAAATTTGTTTTAAAAAACCAAAGCACAGATACTATAGCAACCAAAATACCTATGGAAGGTGATTTAAGTAATATACAATCTGGAATATTACCTACAATAGGAGGTATATTTAAAAATGGTTGGATTAGTGCCTTTAAAGGCGAAATTGATGATGACATAGAATTTAAAGACGCATTTACCGATCAAGATTTAACTAGAAAAGAAAAAAGAGCATTAAAAAAACAAGAGCAACAAAAAGAGAAAGAGAAGAAAAATAGTGAAGAAGAAAAATAA
- a CDS encoding M13 family metallopeptidase, whose amino-acid sequence MKINLKKSTVIGIVGCLTIMGCKEDKPAEPTAKLEVVPGINLDYMDKSTQPKEDFFRYVNGKWLDNNEIPDDQATWGSFQELRKKTDADALAILKAAMSDNKDLENIKVLPGSDQEKAVYFYQTIMDTIGRNKLGIEPVKPYLAKIEAIKNIEDLQAYMIEMEPQGGGGLYGFGVGSDPKDSNRNVAYLGGGSTGLPDRDYYIKDDADSKEKREKYVAHITRMFQYLGDDEATAKTQAEQILAFETRLEEAKMDKVDRRDARKRYNPRSIAEVQKMVPAVNWKNFISGIGVKQLDTVIIGDLGYFNRLQEVLADGNVSDWKAYLKWQTFNSAAGYLSTDIETANWEFYGKELNGSKAQRPREERALGALNGTVGEALGKLYVDKKFPAEAKVKAKKMIENVILAFEHRINKLDWMSPETKQKAIEKLKATKVKIAYPDKWKDYSDLKINSVEEGGSYLQNSLNATAWNFKDDIQKLGKPVDKSEWYMAPQVVNAYFNPAYNEIVFPAAILQPPFYNYTADDAVNYGGIGAVIGHEISHSFDDSGSRYDKDGNLNNWWTDEDLKQFEGLGKALADQYSSIEVLPETNINGAFTLGENIGDLGGVLAAYDALQMSFEQNGRPEDIDGFTAEQRFFMSWATVWRTKMRDDALKTRIKTDPHSPGMTRAVQPLLNIDAFYKAFDIKEGDKMFIAPEDRVRIW is encoded by the coding sequence ATGAAAATCAACCTTAAAAAATCAACTGTAATTGGTATAGTTGGCTGCTTAACCATCATGGGATGTAAAGAAGATAAGCCAGCGGAACCAACTGCAAAATTAGAAGTCGTTCCAGGAATCAATTTAGATTACATGGACAAGTCAACACAACCTAAAGAAGATTTCTTTAGATATGTAAACGGAAAATGGTTAGACAATAACGAGATTCCGGATGATCAAGCTACTTGGGGAAGTTTCCAAGAATTGCGTAAAAAAACAGATGCTGACGCTTTGGCAATTTTAAAAGCAGCAATGTCTGATAATAAAGATCTTGAAAACATTAAAGTATTACCAGGTTCTGACCAAGAAAAGGCAGTTTATTTTTACCAAACTATTATGGACACTATTGGTCGTAATAAGTTAGGTATTGAGCCAGTAAAACCATATTTAGCTAAAATTGAAGCTATAAAAAATATCGAAGACCTACAGGCTTACATGATTGAAATGGAGCCTCAAGGTGGAGGTGGTCTTTATGGATTTGGTGTAGGATCTGATCCTAAAGATAGTAACCGTAACGTTGCCTATTTAGGAGGAGGAAGTACAGGTTTACCAGACAGAGATTACTACATTAAGGATGATGCCGACTCAAAAGAAAAAAGAGAAAAGTATGTAGCACATATCACTAGGATGTTTCAATATTTGGGTGATGATGAAGCAACAGCTAAAACACAAGCAGAACAAATTTTAGCTTTCGAAACAAGATTAGAAGAAGCTAAAATGGATAAGGTAGATCGTCGTGATGCACGTAAGCGTTACAATCCAAGATCAATTGCAGAGGTTCAAAAAATGGTGCCTGCAGTTAATTGGAAAAACTTTATTTCTGGTATAGGTGTAAAACAATTAGATACCGTTATCATAGGTGATCTAGGTTACTTTAATAGATTACAAGAAGTATTGGCTGATGGTAATGTTAGCGACTGGAAAGCGTACTTAAAGTGGCAAACATTTAATAGTGCTGCTGGTTATTTAAGCACAGATATTGAAACTGCTAACTGGGAGTTTTACGGTAAAGAATTGAATGGATCAAAAGCACAACGTCCAAGGGAAGAACGTGCTTTAGGTGCATTAAACGGGACCGTTGGAGAAGCTTTGGGTAAATTATATGTTGACAAAAAGTTTCCAGCAGAAGCTAAAGTTAAAGCTAAAAAAATGATTGAAAATGTCATCTTAGCGTTTGAGCATCGTATAAATAAATTAGACTGGATGAGTCCAGAAACTAAACAAAAAGCAATCGAAAAACTTAAAGCAACTAAAGTTAAGATTGCTTATCCAGACAAATGGAAAGATTATTCCGATTTAAAGATTAATAGTGTTGAAGAAGGTGGGTCTTATTTACAAAACTCTTTAAATGCTACTGCATGGAATTTTAAAGATGATATTCAAAAATTAGGAAAACCAGTTGACAAGTCAGAATGGTACATGGCTCCTCAAGTGGTAAATGCTTATTTTAATCCAGCTTACAACGAAATTGTTTTTCCAGCAGCTATTTTACAACCGCCTTTCTATAATTATACTGCAGATGATGCTGTAAATTATGGAGGAATTGGAGCTGTAATTGGACATGAAATTTCACATAGTTTTGATGATTCAGGATCACGTTATGATAAAGATGGAAATCTTAACAATTGGTGGACAGATGAAGATTTAAAACAATTTGAAGGTTTAGGAAAAGCTTTAGCTGATCAATATTCAAGTATTGAAGTATTGCCAGAAACCAATATTAATGGTGCTTTTACATTAGGTGAAAACATTGGAGATTTAGGAGGTGTTTTAGCTGCTTATGATGCTTTGCAAATGAGTTTTGAACAAAATGGAAGACCAGAAGATATTGATGGTTTTACAGCAGAACAACGTTTCTTTATGTCTTGGGCAACCGTTTGGAGAACCAAAATGCGCGATGATGCATTAAAAACTAGAATTAAAACAGATCCACATTCTCCAGGGATGACAAGAGCTGTACAACCTTTATTAAATATTGATGCATTTTATAAAGCGTTTGATATTAAAGAAGGAGATAAAATGTTTATCGCACCAGAAGATCGTGTAAGAATCTGGTAG